In one window of Brassica rapa cultivar Chiifu-401-42 chromosome A07, CAAS_Brap_v3.01, whole genome shotgun sequence DNA:
- the LOC103830180 gene encoding RING-H2 finger protein ATL52, translating into MSNNVRNGYSDAPNQSNRYGLVTRSLSRPVPSFSSRNAWSMSDLIANRRLLDDPQSTYSSTATSNVDSISHQTPIRTSNNLRRQHLEALRQAVHNQHHTHESNSRSAASQAREEYHVLKHLTKQTYNPVRKSQLLRNLSLYYRNKNPGSENSRSPQGYSGEEDDEKRCTVCLEDFEPKETVMVTPCKHMFHEECIVPWLKSKGQCPLCRFVILNPTRGDYSPGVSSDLAGDMTVNDLFTLELISVVRAMEESFLFGYPRRM; encoded by the exons ATGAGCAATAATGTCAGAAATGGCTATTCTGATGCTCCAAATCAATCCAATAGATATGGCTTGGTTACAAGATCCTTGAGTCGGCCAGTTCCTTCTTTCTCTTCACGGAACGCTTGGTCCATGAGTGATTTG ATAGCTAATAGGCGTTTGCTCGATGATCCTCAATCCACTTACTCATCAACAGCTACATCAAACGT AGATTCAATATCACATCAGACTCCAATCCGAACCAGCAACAACTTACGGAGGCAACACCTGGAGGCACTAAGGCAAGCCGTTCACAACCAACACCATACACACGAGAGCAACTCAAGATCTGCAGCATCACAAGCCAGAGAAGAATACCATGTTCTGAAACATCTAACAAAACAGACATATAACCCTGTCCGGAAAAGCCAGCTCCTCAGAAACCTGAGCTTATACTACAGGAACAAGAACCCGGGAAGCGAAAACTCAAGAAGCCCTCAAGGTTACTCTGGTGAAGAAGACGATGAAAAGAGATGCACAGTGTGTTTAGAAGACTTTGAGCCCAAGGAAACAGTGATGGTAACTCCTTGCAAACATATGTTTCATGAGGAATGTATAGTTCCATGGTTGAAAAGCAAAGGACAGTGTCCTCTCTGTAGATTCGTCATTCTCAACCCGACAAGAGGAGATTATTCTCCTGGTGTTAGCTCAGATCTTGCCGGAGACATGACAGTGAACGATCTCTTCACGTTAGAGCTAATCTCTGTGGTTCGTGCAATGGAAGAAAGTTTCCTTTTTGGTTATCCTCGTCGCATGTAG